In one window of Streptomyces griseus subsp. griseus DNA:
- a CDS encoding DUF4440 domain-containing protein: MSEPSPAVAAAIEGELRLLDPLVRASVDLLAALLHPEYREIGTSGRSWTRESIIEALTAPDGPRPGPLTASRMRGAELGSDLVHLTFDTESRGLCSHRSSLWRLTGSGWRLYFHQATPFVDDPFAED, translated from the coding sequence GTGTCTGAGCCGTCGCCCGCCGTGGCCGCAGCCATCGAAGGCGAACTCCGCCTGCTGGACCCGCTGGTACGCGCCTCGGTGGATCTCCTCGCCGCTCTGCTCCACCCCGAGTACCGGGAGATCGGCACCAGCGGACGGTCCTGGACCCGGGAGTCGATCATCGAGGCGCTCACCGCGCCCGACGGCCCGCGCCCCGGCCCGCTGACGGCGTCCCGGATGCGGGGCGCGGAGCTCGGCTCGGACCTGGTGCACCTCACCTTCGACACCGAGTCCAGGGGGCTGTGCTCGCACCGCAGCTCCCTGTGGCGGCTGACCGGGTCGGGGTGGCGGCTCTACTTCCACCAGGCGACCCCGTTCGTCGACGACCCGTTCGCCGAGGACTGA
- a CDS encoding DUF1697 domain-containing protein: MTTKYAALLRGINVSGHKRVPMPELRTVLGELGHTDIATHLQSGNAVFRTADQDEDALATALEEAIEERFGFPVGCVVRGHAYLAAVAEACPYPAAELEGKQLHVTYFDRAVDAGRFAALDAQAYRPEAFELGDRCLYLYAPDGLGRSKLAEALARPRLTEGRTATTRNWNTVAKLVEMTRV; this comes from the coding sequence ATGACGACGAAGTACGCGGCGCTGCTGCGCGGGATCAACGTGAGCGGCCACAAGAGGGTCCCGATGCCGGAACTGCGCACCGTGCTCGGCGAGCTGGGCCACACCGACATCGCCACCCACCTGCAGAGCGGCAACGCCGTCTTCCGCACCGCCGACCAGGACGAGGACGCGCTGGCCACCGCCCTGGAGGAAGCCATCGAGGAGCGGTTCGGATTCCCCGTCGGCTGCGTCGTCCGCGGCCACGCCTATCTCGCCGCCGTCGCCGAGGCCTGCCCCTACCCGGCCGCCGAGCTGGAGGGCAAGCAGCTCCACGTCACCTACTTCGACCGGGCCGTGGACGCCGGGCGCTTCGCCGCACTCGACGCCCAGGCCTATCGGCCGGAGGCCTTCGAACTCGGGGACCGCTGCCTCTACCTGTACGCCCCTGACGGGCTGGGCCGCTCCAAGCTGGCCGAAGCGCTGGCGCGCCCCCGGCTGACCGAGGGCCGCACCGCCACCACCCGCAACTGGAACACCGTGGCGAAGCTCGTGGAGATGACCCGTGTCTGA
- a CDS encoding S8 family peptidase: protein MAKHQRTTTRRTKLTAAITAVAAAAGVTLFGTSFAGAAPAPMGTVYGADAATAVSGSYIVMLGEKADKSKLAKEYGGKLQRNYSSSINGFSASGLSETEAKRLAADPAVSKVVQNKKFSINATQENPPSWGLDRIDQTETAGDNAYTYPDTAGEGVTAYVIDTGVRVTHEDFEGRATSGFDAVDNDDDADDGNGHGTHVAGTIAGAEHGVAKKAKIVAVRVLDDNGSGTTEQVVAGIDWVAANASGPSVANMSLGGGADPALDAAVQKAIAAGVTFGVAAGNESSDAGQVSPARVPEAITVASSTEDDKQSSFSNYGSIVDIYAPGSDITSTWNDSDTGTNTISGTSMATPHVVGAAAVYLAGNQDATPEEVAKALTEGATPDAISDATEGTANKLLKIVE, encoded by the coding sequence ATGGCCAAGCACCAGCGCACCACCACCCGCCGGACCAAGCTGACCGCCGCGATCACCGCCGTGGCAGCCGCCGCCGGAGTAACGCTGTTCGGAACCTCGTTCGCCGGAGCCGCGCCGGCTCCCATGGGCACGGTCTACGGCGCGGACGCCGCGACCGCCGTCTCCGGCAGCTACATCGTCATGCTGGGCGAGAAGGCGGACAAGTCGAAGCTCGCCAAGGAGTACGGCGGCAAGCTCCAGCGCAACTACTCCTCCAGCATCAACGGCTTCTCCGCCAGCGGCCTTTCGGAGACCGAAGCCAAGCGCCTCGCCGCTGACCCGGCCGTCTCCAAGGTGGTGCAGAACAAGAAGTTCAGCATCAACGCCACCCAGGAGAACCCCCCGTCGTGGGGTCTGGACCGCATCGACCAGACCGAGACCGCGGGCGACAACGCGTACACCTACCCCGACACCGCCGGTGAGGGCGTCACGGCGTACGTCATCGACACCGGTGTCCGCGTCACCCACGAGGACTTCGAGGGGCGCGCCACCTCGGGCTTCGACGCCGTCGACAACGACGACGACGCCGACGACGGCAACGGGCACGGCACCCACGTGGCGGGCACCATAGCCGGGGCCGAGCACGGCGTCGCCAAGAAGGCCAAGATCGTCGCCGTCCGCGTCCTGGACGACAACGGCTCGGGCACCACCGAGCAGGTCGTCGCCGGGATCGACTGGGTCGCCGCCAACGCGTCCGGCCCCTCCGTCGCCAACATGAGCCTCGGCGGCGGTGCCGACCCGGCCCTCGACGCGGCCGTCCAGAAGGCCATCGCCGCGGGTGTCACCTTCGGTGTGGCCGCGGGCAACGAGTCCAGCGACGCCGGGCAGGTCTCGCCCGCCCGCGTCCCCGAGGCGATCACCGTCGCCTCGTCCACGGAGGACGACAAGCAGTCCTCGTTCTCCAACTACGGCTCCATCGTGGACATCTACGCCCCGGGCTCGGACATCACGTCGACCTGGAACGACAGCGACACCGGCACCAACACCATCTCCGGTACGTCCATGGCGACCCCGCACGTCGTCGGCGCGGCGGCCGTCTACCTGGCCGGCAACCAGGACGCCACCCCGGAGGAGGTCGCCAAGGCGCTCACCGAGGGAGCCACCCCGGACGCCATCTCCGACGCGACCGAGGGCACGGCGAACAAGCTCCTCAAGATCGTCGAGTAG